A portion of the Limosilactobacillus reuteri genome contains these proteins:
- a CDS encoding GNAT family N-acetyltransferase has translation MIKVRQISTKSNDFKNIKRVYNTVFPQNELLPLSLLKMRAKAGKAEFCSIYNEEGKWVGFFYTVYNKRIAYIFFLAIDPHYHGQGLGSATLTAIKERYTGKQITLSAERPDPQAPNNEQQLRWHRFYAKNGFGKTGLYTVEKDNEKFNLLSIQSSVNPQFYQQLMDNYLTKHRRHYLPYKIVKE, from the coding sequence ATGATTAAAGTTCGTCAAATATCTACAAAGTCAAATGATTTCAAAAATATCAAGCGGGTTTATAATACCGTGTTTCCACAAAATGAACTTTTACCATTATCTTTACTTAAAATGCGTGCTAAAGCAGGAAAAGCAGAATTTTGTAGCATCTATAATGAAGAGGGAAAATGGGTTGGCTTTTTCTACACAGTCTACAACAAGCGCATCGCCTATATTTTCTTTCTGGCAATTGATCCTCACTATCATGGACAGGGCTTGGGTAGTGCGACGCTAACCGCGATCAAAGAACGATATACTGGAAAGCAGATTACACTTAGCGCTGAACGCCCAGATCCTCAAGCACCTAATAACGAACAGCAACTCAGATGGCATCGTTTCTACGCCAAAAATGGTTTTGGCAAAACGGGTCTTTATACCGTTGAAAAGGATAATGAAAAATTTAATCTTTTAAGTATACAATCAAGCGTGAATCCACAATTTTACCAACAGTTGATGGATAATTATCTGACTAAACATCGCCGCCATTATTTACCATATAAGATTGTTAAAGAGTAA
- the tnpB gene encoding IS66 family insertion sequence element accessory protein TnpB (TnpB, as the term is used for proteins encoded by IS66 family insertion elements, is considered an accessory protein, since TnpC, encoded by a neighboring gene, is a DDE family transposase.): MLVNWHDPDHIYLVCGKTDMRKGIDGLVMVIAESYGLELYSNSLFLFCGGRSDRFKGLFWDGEGFIMLYKRFENGHLIWPRNSNEAKELSAQQLDWLLQGLNPLPIRKIQTVQPGSFY; the protein is encoded by the coding sequence ATGCTCGTTAATTGGCATGATCCAGATCATATTTATTTAGTCTGCGGCAAAACCGACATGCGAAAGGGCATTGATGGGCTCGTAATGGTGATTGCCGAAAGCTATGGACTAGAATTATATAGCAATTCGCTTTTTTTATTTTGCGGTGGACGTAGTGATCGCTTTAAAGGATTATTTTGGGATGGTGAGGGCTTTATTATGCTCTATAAACGGTTTGAAAATGGCCACCTTATTTGGCCGAGAAACAGTAATGAAGCCAAAGAATTATCCGCTCAACAGCTCGACTGGTTATTGCAAGGACTGAACCCATTACCAATTCGTAAAATTCAAACTGTTCAGCCGGGAAGCTTTTATTGA
- the nrdG gene encoding anaerobic ribonucleoside-triphosphate reductase activating protein, producing MAETRLPRNPKPQEWLAKGHSLQYIADYKPFNFVDGEGVRCSLYVSGCLFNCPGCYNKAAQNFYYGQPYTQDLEDQIIEDLSQSYVQGLTLLGGEPFLNTQVCLKLVKRVRKEFGHEKDIWSWSGYTWEELMKESSDKLELLHYLDILVDGRFLLAKKDLTLQFRGSSNQRIIDVPQSLQTGKVVIWDKLVH from the coding sequence ATGGCAGAAACACGATTACCCCGCAATCCTAAGCCGCAAGAGTGGTTAGCAAAAGGTCATTCATTACAATATATTGCAGACTATAAGCCCTTCAATTTTGTTGACGGGGAAGGGGTCCGGTGTAGTTTATATGTTAGTGGATGCCTTTTTAACTGCCCCGGATGCTATAACAAGGCGGCGCAGAATTTTTATTATGGACAGCCATATACCCAGGATTTAGAAGACCAGATTATCGAAGACCTTTCGCAGAGTTATGTTCAAGGATTGACTTTATTGGGTGGCGAACCATTCCTTAATACTCAGGTTTGTCTGAAGTTAGTTAAACGGGTTCGGAAAGAATTCGGTCACGAAAAGGATATTTGGTCTTGGTCTGGTTATACTTGGGAGGAATTAATGAAGGAGTCGAGCGATAAACTTGAACTTCTACACTACCTCGATATTCTAGTCGATGGTCGATTCTTGCTGGCTAAAAAGGATCTTACCCTTCAGTTTAGAGGGAGTTCTAACCAACGAATTATTGATGTTCCGCAATCTCTTCAAACGGGGAAAGTGGTTATTTGGGATAAGCTTGTTCATTAG
- a CDS encoding IS30 family transposase, with protein MTHLNDTMSTSLLTTHKKNAHLTKEERVMIATLKSQGLSNRAIGRQLGVNHQTINNELNRGTVRQLRRQKSNGKIYEYSYYIYSYEAGQATYLEHHRHSGRRRLYYSSKQFLRLADQLMLGEFDDHHYSPQAVIYKARDLMNDGTLIPKSVVTLYQWINEGVLRTSNLDLFEKPKRKHHRTHPQAKRCLGPNIAQRPQTADQRSEIGHWELDTVQGQKNGNDSVVLVMTDRLSRVNITSKIAGKTAHAVNQFFINLRQKMGTDAYYRIFKTITSDNGSEFSELTQVHDHVFYADPYSPWERGSNEINNRFLRKEITKGEAINNYSSAQIIATNDWMNHYPRAMFNGHSSMDIYRKAFYQEISQLHQPIINWSVLFI; from the coding sequence ATGACGCACTTAAATGATACCATGTCTACTAGTTTATTGACTACTCATAAAAAGAATGCTCATCTTACTAAAGAAGAACGTGTGATGATTGCGACTTTAAAGTCGCAAGGACTTTCCAATCGCGCAATTGGTCGCCAATTAGGAGTTAATCATCAAACAATTAATAACGAGCTCAACCGTGGTACGGTCCGCCAACTTCGTCGTCAAAAATCTAATGGTAAGATTTACGAATATTCTTACTACATCTATAGTTATGAAGCTGGTCAGGCCACATATCTTGAACATCACCGCCATTCTGGTCGTCGTCGCTTATATTATTCTTCAAAGCAATTTTTACGATTAGCTGATCAGCTAATGCTTGGTGAGTTTGACGACCACCATTACTCCCCACAAGCGGTTATTTATAAGGCTCGAGATTTAATGAATGATGGCACCCTGATCCCAAAGTCGGTTGTAACTTTATATCAATGGATTAATGAGGGTGTGCTTCGTACGTCCAATTTAGACCTCTTTGAAAAACCTAAACGTAAGCATCATCGAACTCATCCGCAAGCTAAAAGGTGCTTAGGGCCTAATATTGCTCAACGACCTCAAACTGCGGACCAACGGTCCGAAATTGGCCATTGGGAACTAGATACAGTTCAGGGACAGAAAAACGGTAATGACAGTGTTGTACTAGTAATGACTGATCGCCTTTCACGAGTTAATATCACGAGTAAAATTGCTGGTAAAACTGCGCATGCAGTAAATCAGTTCTTTATAAATTTACGCCAGAAAATGGGCACAGATGCTTACTATCGCATCTTTAAGACAATAACCTCTGACAACGGTTCAGAATTTAGTGAGTTAACACAAGTTCACGATCATGTTTTCTATGCTGATCCGTATTCCCCTTGGGAACGTGGATCCAATGAGATCAATAACCGGTTTCTCCGCAAGGAGATTACCAAAGGTGAAGCTATAAATAACTATAGTAGTGCTCAGATCATAGCGACTAATGATTGGATGAATCACTATCCACGAGCTATGTTTAATGGACATTCGTCAATGGATATCTATCGTAAGGCCTTCTACCAAGAGATATCACAGCTCCATCAACCAATAATCAATTGGTCAGTATTATTTATTTGA
- a CDS encoding LysM peptidoglycan-binding domain-containing protein, whose translation MKLTKNIAKITAAVAGAVALGTFATATTANADSVYTVQSGDTLSSISYKLGHDLTYVDSLASTNQIANKNLIHVGQKLVIKDDGEVTQATAQQAATLPEASQAPASASVESQQPSQAPVVASQAPVATSQSSAAPVSVPAQSQAPVQSQAPVQQPAPVQSVAPQQSTVSAAVQQSYSAPVQAQATSSNYSSNVSGNDAAAKAWIAARESGGSYSARNGQYVGKYQLSASYLNGDYSEANQERVADQYVANRYGSWSAAQSFWQSHGWY comes from the coding sequence ATGAAGTTAACTAAAAACATCGCGAAAATCACTGCTGCCGTTGCAGGTGCTGTTGCCTTGGGAACATTCGCTACTGCAACTACTGCTAATGCTGATTCTGTTTACACGGTGCAAAGTGGTGATACCTTATCAAGTATTTCCTATAAGTTAGGCCATGACTTAACTTATGTTGACTCTTTAGCTTCAACTAATCAAATTGCCAATAAGAACTTAATTCATGTTGGTCAAAAGTTAGTAATTAAAGATGACGGTGAAGTAACCCAAGCAACTGCTCAACAAGCTGCTACCTTACCGGAAGCATCTCAAGCTCCAGCATCAGCTAGTGTTGAAAGTCAACAACCTAGCCAAGCTCCGGTGGTTGCTAGTCAGGCTCCTGTAGCAACAAGCCAATCATCAGCTGCACCGGTTTCTGTTCCTGCTCAATCACAGGCTCCAGTACAATCTCAAGCACCGGTTCAACAACCAGCACCAGTTCAATCAGTAGCTCCACAACAATCAACTGTTTCAGCTGCTGTACAACAAAGCTACAGTGCACCAGTACAAGCACAAGCTACTAGTTCAAACTACAGCTCAAATGTTAGTGGTAATGATGCTGCTGCTAAGGCTTGGATCGCAGCTCGCGAATCAGGTGGTAGCTACAGTGCTCGTAACGGTCAATACGTTGGTAAGTACCAATTGTCAGCATCATACTTAAATGGTGACTACTCAGAAGCTAACCAAGAACGAGTAGCTGATCAATACGTAGCTAACCGTTACGGTTCATGGAGTGCTGCCCAATCATTCTGGCAATCACATGGTTGGTACTAA
- a CDS encoding IS30 family transposase — MTHLNDTMSTSLLTTHKKNAHLTKEERVMIATLKSQGLSNRAIGRQLGVNHQTINNELNRGTVRQLRRQKSNGKIYEYSYYIYSYEAGQATYLEHHRHSGHRRLYYSSKQFLRLADQLMLGEFDDHHYSPQAVIYKARDLMNDGTLIPKSVVTLYQWINEGVLRTSNLDLFEKPKRKHHRTHPQAKRCLGPNIAQRPQTADQRSEIGHWELDTVQGQKNGNDSVVLVMTDRLSRVNITSKIAGKTAHAVNQFFINLRQKMGTDAYYHIFKTITSDNGSEFSELTQVHDHVFYADPYSPWERGSNEINNRFLRKEITKGEAINNYSSAQIIATNDWMNHYPRAMFNGHSSMDIYRKAFYQEISQLHQPIINWSVLFI, encoded by the coding sequence ATGACGCACTTAAATGATACCATGTCTACTAGTTTATTGACTACTCATAAAAAGAATGCTCATCTTACTAAAGAAGAACGTGTGATGATTGCGACTTTAAAGTCGCAAGGACTTTCCAATCGCGCAATTGGTCGCCAATTAGGAGTTAATCATCAAACAATTAATAACGAGCTCAACCGTGGTACGGTCCGCCAACTTCGTCGTCAAAAATCTAATGGTAAGATTTACGAATATTCTTACTACATCTATAGTTATGAAGCTGGTCAGGCCACATATCTTGAACATCACCGCCATTCTGGTCATCGTCGCTTATATTATTCTTCAAAGCAATTTTTACGATTAGCTGATCAGCTAATGCTTGGTGAGTTTGACGACCACCATTACTCCCCACAAGCGGTTATTTATAAGGCTCGAGATTTAATGAATGATGGCACCCTGATCCCAAAGTCGGTTGTAACTTTATATCAATGGATTAATGAGGGTGTGCTTCGTACGTCCAATTTAGACCTCTTTGAAAAACCTAAACGTAAGCATCATCGAACTCATCCGCAAGCTAAAAGGTGCTTAGGGCCTAATATTGCTCAACGACCTCAAACTGCGGACCAACGGTCCGAAATTGGCCATTGGGAACTAGATACAGTTCAGGGACAGAAAAACGGTAATGACAGTGTTGTACTAGTAATGACTGATCGCCTTTCACGAGTTAATATCACGAGTAAAATTGCTGGTAAAACTGCGCATGCAGTAAATCAGTTCTTTATAAATTTACGCCAGAAAATGGGCACAGATGCTTACTATCACATCTTTAAGACAATAACCTCTGACAACGGTTCAGAATTTAGTGAGTTAACACAAGTTCACGATCATGTTTTCTATGCTGATCCGTATTCCCCTTGGGAACGTGGATCCAATGAGATCAATAACCGGTTTCTCCGCAAGGAGATTACCAAAGGTGAAGCTATAAATAACTATAGTAGTGCTCAGATCATAGCGACTAATGATTGGATGAATCACTATCCACGAGCTATGTTTAATGGACATTCGTCAATGGATATCTATCGTAAGGCCTTCTACCAAGAGATATCACAGCTCCATCAACCAATAATCAATTGGTCAGTATTATTTATTTGA
- a CDS encoding ISL3 family transposase — protein sequence MAQISCTLSYIPRACPNCGVINRGQILKYGFYQAKYKYGQFRAQPLMLLVNTQRFQCPDCHTTFNATSYLFEKQRTISRDLRREIILRLTRIQTIKDIAHDLFISEASVQRVLLDLADQYKPNLNYLPETLCIDEFKSMRSAKGKMSFIAVDGDRSCLFELLEDRRLRSLFKHYQQFTRAARCRVKYLVMDMNAAYDQLVKTVFPCAQIIYDRFHIAKHLNDTMNHVRIHVFNRLRKGDSAEQKQARRLKRYWRLFLQDRENLSTKVYYEGRYFNRVVNSIMILDLMLAYDQELRATYNFIQSLKRAYNQRDFTTFFQLLKLRPDSVSHYTIHRCQVLARYKEGIKRGFETKFSNGRTEGINNRIKTIKRVACGYRYFTAFKTRIYLIIGHQIQTN from the coding sequence GTGGCACAAATATCCTGTACCCTTTCTTATATCCCGCGTGCTTGTCCAAATTGTGGCGTTATTAATCGTGGACAAATCTTAAAATATGGTTTTTATCAAGCTAAATACAAATATGGACAATTTAGGGCTCAACCATTAATGTTGCTTGTTAATACTCAACGTTTTCAATGTCCTGACTGCCATACAACATTTAATGCGACTAGTTATCTTTTTGAAAAGCAACGAACAATTAGTCGTGATTTAAGGCGTGAAATTATTCTTCGGTTAACGCGAATTCAAACAATTAAAGATATTGCCCATGATTTGTTTATCAGTGAAGCTTCGGTCCAGCGGGTCCTTTTGGACCTCGCTGATCAATACAAGCCGAATTTAAACTATCTACCGGAAACACTATGTATTGATGAATTTAAATCAATGCGGAGCGCTAAAGGTAAGATGAGTTTCATCGCTGTTGATGGTGATCGGAGTTGCTTATTTGAACTCCTTGAAGATCGGCGATTACGTAGTTTATTTAAGCATTATCAACAGTTTACACGTGCTGCCCGTTGCCGGGTAAAATATCTGGTAATGGATATGAACGCTGCTTATGATCAACTAGTTAAAACCGTTTTTCCTTGTGCTCAAATCATCTATGATCGCTTTCATATTGCCAAACACCTTAATGATACGATGAATCATGTGCGAATTCATGTCTTCAATCGTTTGCGAAAAGGTGATTCTGCGGAGCAGAAACAAGCTCGGCGCCTTAAACGTTATTGGCGGCTATTTCTTCAAGATCGGGAAAATTTAAGTACAAAAGTTTATTACGAAGGACGTTATTTTAATCGCGTTGTTAATTCCATTATGATCTTAGACTTAATGTTAGCGTATGACCAAGAGTTAAGAGCCACCTATAATTTTATTCAATCCTTGAAGCGTGCTTACAATCAACGTGATTTTACAACTTTCTTTCAATTACTTAAACTCCGGCCAGACAGTGTCAGCCATTATACAATCCACCGTTGTCAAGTTTTAGCGCGCTATAAAGAGGGAATTAAGCGTGGCTTTGAGACGAAGTTCTCAAATGGTCGAACCGAAGGGATTAATAATCGAATTAAAACTATCAAACGAGTTGCCTGTGGTTATCGTTACTTTACGGCATTTAAAACGCGGATTTATTTAATTATTGGCCACCAAATTCAAACTAACTAA
- the nrdD gene encoding anaerobic ribonucleoside-triphosphate reductase — MKVQIIDKKDLKSLTSIQVVKRDGTVTPFYSYKINLVLNALNADEQTSQSVYVTLLDALLNQTTVTTKKIADLFVQGLVKANHEELAKVYRDYRQHDEEAFAEATNPQNKLEQLFDRNSRIVHENANKDSHVFNTQRDLEAGVVSRALGLRMLPGIVAKAHLRGDIHWHDLDYSPVTPETNCCLIDFDEMFKHGFKIGNAWVSSPRSIQTATAQMSQIIANVASLQYGGCSANRIDQLLEPYAKLNYEKHMKDAEEWIVPEKREEFAREKTKKDIYDAMQALEYEINTLYSSQGQTPFTTINFGLGTSWIAREIQKAILKIRIKGLGKEHRTAIFPKLTFTIKRGLNLDPEDPNYDIKQLALECSTKRMYPDLLMYDKIKELTGSFKTPMGCRSFLQGWTDPETGKEVNSGRMNLGVVTVNLPRIALEAHGDKQLFWEIFQEKMNICKIALDYRIKRTKEAKPENAPLLYMYGAFGKRLKKTDSVDEVFKNSRATVSLGYIGLYEVCTTFYGSNWEHNKEAHNFAIAITKAMHDLCAEWEKEEGYHFSLYSTPAESLTDTFCQDDLKKFGRVEDVTDKEYYTNSFHYDVRKHPTPFEKLSFEEAFPKYAAGGFIHYCEYPNLRQNPKALEAVWDWAYDHVGYLGTNTSIDQCFKCGFKGEFEATARGFKCPQCGNHDPATCDVVKRTCGYLGNPQQRPMVHGRHEEIIHRVKHMNAGMIKNAAKFEQQRQMDNKVHAHITGDQI; from the coding sequence ATGAAAGTGCAAATAATTGATAAGAAGGATCTTAAAAGTTTGACAAGTATTCAAGTAGTTAAACGTGATGGAACAGTTACACCATTTTATTCCTACAAGATTAACCTTGTTTTAAATGCGCTCAATGCTGACGAGCAGACTAGCCAAAGTGTTTATGTTACCTTATTGGATGCCTTACTTAATCAAACAACTGTCACTACTAAAAAGATTGCGGATCTCTTTGTTCAAGGACTGGTCAAGGCTAATCATGAAGAATTGGCAAAAGTTTACCGTGATTATCGCCAGCATGATGAAGAAGCATTTGCCGAAGCTACTAATCCCCAAAATAAGTTAGAGCAGCTTTTCGACCGAAACTCACGGATTGTTCACGAAAATGCTAATAAAGATAGTCATGTTTTTAATACGCAACGGGACCTTGAAGCCGGAGTCGTGAGCCGTGCATTGGGATTACGGATGCTTCCTGGTATTGTAGCTAAGGCGCATCTTCGTGGTGATATTCACTGGCATGACCTTGACTATTCACCGGTAACGCCTGAAACTAACTGTTGTTTAATTGACTTTGATGAGATGTTTAAGCATGGATTTAAGATTGGTAATGCTTGGGTTTCTTCACCACGCTCGATTCAAACAGCAACTGCGCAGATGTCGCAGATTATTGCTAACGTGGCGTCTCTGCAATATGGGGGATGTTCTGCTAATCGGATTGATCAATTATTAGAACCATATGCAAAGCTAAATTACGAAAAGCATATGAAGGATGCCGAAGAGTGGATAGTACCAGAGAAACGAGAAGAATTTGCTCGTGAGAAGACAAAAAAGGATATTTACGATGCAATGCAGGCTTTAGAATACGAGATTAATACCCTTTATTCTAGCCAAGGTCAAACTCCATTTACGACCATTAACTTTGGCTTAGGGACAAGCTGGATTGCCCGGGAGATCCAAAAAGCCATTTTGAAGATCCGGATTAAGGGTCTTGGTAAGGAACATCGTACAGCTATTTTTCCTAAATTAACTTTTACTATTAAACGAGGCTTAAATCTTGACCCTGAAGATCCTAATTATGATATCAAGCAACTAGCGCTTGAGTGTTCAACGAAGCGGATGTATCCAGATCTTTTGATGTATGACAAGATTAAGGAATTAACGGGGAGCTTTAAGACACCAATGGGTTGCCGTTCGTTCTTACAGGGATGGACAGATCCAGAAACTGGCAAAGAAGTAAACTCAGGCCGGATGAATTTAGGGGTAGTGACAGTCAACTTGCCACGGATTGCCCTGGAGGCTCATGGCGATAAGCAACTATTCTGGGAAATTTTTCAAGAGAAGATGAATATTTGTAAGATTGCCTTGGATTACCGGATTAAGCGTACTAAAGAAGCTAAGCCAGAAAATGCTCCCCTTCTTTATATGTATGGTGCATTTGGTAAACGGCTAAAGAAGACTGACAGTGTCGATGAAGTCTTTAAGAATAGTCGGGCGACCGTTTCACTAGGTTATATTGGTTTATATGAAGTATGTACGACTTTCTATGGGTCAAATTGGGAGCATAATAAAGAAGCGCATAACTTTGCGATTGCAATTACTAAGGCAATGCATGATTTATGTGCTGAATGGGAAAAAGAAGAAGGATACCATTTTAGTCTCTATTCCACTCCTGCTGAATCGTTAACAGATACATTCTGCCAAGATGATTTGAAGAAGTTTGGGCGAGTTGAAGATGTAACAGATAAGGAATACTACACAAATAGTTTCCACTATGATGTTCGTAAACATCCGACACCTTTTGAAAAGTTATCATTTGAAGAGGCTTTTCCTAAATATGCGGCTGGTGGTTTTATTCATTATTGCGAATATCCTAACTTACGCCAAAATCCAAAAGCTTTAGAAGCAGTTTGGGACTGGGCATATGATCATGTTGGTTATTTGGGAACAAATACTTCAATTGATCAGTGCTTTAAGTGTGGCTTCAAAGGTGAATTTGAAGCAACTGCTCGCGGCTTTAAGTGTCCGCAGTGTGGGAACCATGACCCAGCAACCTGTGACGTTGTTAAGCGGACATGTGGTTATCTTGGTAACCCTCAGCAGCGGCCAATGGTTCATGGACGGCATGAGGAAATTATTCACCGAGTTAAACATATGAATGCTGGAATGATCAAGAATGCAGCTAAATTTGAACAACAGCGGCAAATGGATAATAAGGTTCATGCTCATATTACTGGTGATCAAATTTAA
- the tnpC gene encoding IS66 family transposase — protein MKQTAEEQIKELKQQLADANEKIAQLMTIIKLQRNQIFGKKTEIMESVVNGQQSLFSEQEMDQLQDPDISVTKVTEKKIKQVVRHRKAKQSGQRTTFLDGLPQVNEVISLKDTNCPHCHQLMKRIGQHIYSREARLKPAELYCVNLIQETYKCDECINPNGSEVLISSEMPQSLLPHSYFSSTILAKVAELKFNLALPFHRQIKLWQAIGLQVDARLLAANIIKVSQTYLEPLYDYLQGLVKKEPVIHMDETPFKVIAESNGNGYFWVTRSTKEFSKHQITMFHYYNTRAGKTVGQILGQQYSGVIMCDGYGGYSDRLYPQAKFGSCLVHIRREFYRITCLLKKEQLKNSKAYQVLQLMRPVFHEEKQLAYHTHKEKLVQRRLHVKPLMDKFYAYLENINFPQGRLRAAINNALKLKTRVYRIFEDGRVPLTNNPVERAIRPSTLIRKNSLFAKSTAGAQANAIFYTLVATANQNHLNIYKYFKYLFDHLPNRKDEGLEAYLPWSKEVQTECHK, from the coding sequence ATGAAACAAACAGCAGAAGAACAAATCAAAGAACTTAAACAGCAATTAGCTGATGCCAATGAAAAAATTGCTCAATTAATGACAATCATTAAACTTCAGCGGAACCAAATATTTGGGAAAAAAACTGAAATAATGGAGTCCGTAGTGAATGGACAACAATCATTATTTAGTGAGCAAGAAATGGATCAACTTCAAGATCCTGATATTTCAGTCACGAAAGTGACTGAAAAGAAAATAAAGCAAGTGGTGCGTCACCGGAAAGCAAAGCAATCTGGTCAGCGGACCACTTTTTTAGATGGCTTACCACAGGTTAACGAAGTCATCTCATTAAAAGATACTAACTGTCCTCACTGTCATCAATTAATGAAAAGAATAGGTCAACACATTTATAGTCGAGAAGCTCGGTTAAAGCCAGCTGAATTATATTGTGTGAACTTGATTCAAGAAACATATAAGTGTGATGAGTGTATTAATCCTAATGGTAGCGAGGTATTAATTAGTAGCGAGATGCCCCAAAGTCTTTTACCGCATAGTTACTTTTCGAGTACTATTTTAGCAAAAGTAGCAGAATTGAAGTTTAATCTTGCATTACCGTTTCATCGTCAAATTAAGCTTTGGCAAGCCATCGGCTTACAAGTTGATGCCCGATTATTGGCGGCGAACATCATTAAAGTTAGTCAAACTTACCTTGAACCACTGTATGATTATTTACAAGGATTAGTCAAAAAAGAACCGGTAATTCATATGGATGAAACACCATTTAAAGTAATTGCTGAATCTAATGGAAATGGCTATTTTTGGGTAACGCGATCAACGAAAGAATTCAGTAAACATCAAATTACCATGTTTCATTACTATAATACCCGAGCTGGCAAAACTGTTGGACAAATTCTTGGTCAGCAATATAGTGGAGTTATTATGTGTGATGGCTATGGCGGATATAGTGATCGATTATATCCTCAAGCAAAGTTCGGGTCATGTTTAGTTCATATTCGACGTGAATTTTACCGCATTACATGTTTATTGAAAAAGGAACAATTGAAGAATTCCAAAGCATACCAAGTTTTACAACTAATGCGACCAGTTTTTCACGAAGAGAAACAATTAGCATATCACACTCATAAGGAAAAGCTAGTGCAACGTCGGTTGCACGTAAAACCCTTGATGGATAAGTTCTATGCCTATTTAGAAAACATTAACTTTCCTCAAGGACGTTTAAGAGCCGCCATTAACAATGCTTTAAAGTTAAAAACACGAGTGTATCGAATTTTTGAAGATGGCCGAGTACCATTAACAAATAATCCTGTTGAACGAGCGATTCGTCCATCAACTCTTATTCGAAAGAATAGCTTATTTGCGAAAAGTACTGCCGGAGCTCAGGCAAATGCCATTTTCTATACTTTGGTGGCAACTGCAAACCAGAACCATTTAAATATCTACAAATACTTTAAGTATCTTTTTGATCACTTACCAAACCGCAAGGACGAAGGACTTGAGGCTTATTTACCATGGTCAAAAGAAGTCCAAACAGAATGCCATAAATAA
- a CDS encoding SufD family Fe-S cluster assembly protein, producing the protein MMAKIWKKEPAWLEKKRQLAVILQSRFPTLPGQEEWEDPWQKRTTGVSRGWLSLQEDSLTAMPLEQAINEYSTLLQENLMEKAIFWQDNQLAAMHLANIDCGQFIYLRPQITQERPIVFSPHLNSANTHNIIVISAGANAVIEERMVNDTLLPSYEGTEILVGANAHVTYRQANRSTSKNIYRTIHAYQAHGSTLQFEVASQVQTKATVDLYSFLDGQNTQWTPTIALSGTQQLTAMVDGFGKETSATLTQYRDSEMVTGAPFKVKAGEPLPISEDIHPLKELASSERWLKQIMTAE; encoded by the coding sequence ATGATGGCAAAAATTTGGAAGAAAGAGCCAGCATGGTTAGAGAAAAAGCGTCAACTAGCAGTTATACTGCAATCACGATTCCCGACTTTACCTGGTCAAGAAGAATGGGAAGATCCCTGGCAAAAGAGAACAACTGGTGTAAGTAGGGGTTGGCTTTCTTTACAGGAAGACAGCCTAACAGCGATGCCTCTTGAACAAGCGATTAATGAATACTCAACACTATTACAAGAAAATCTAATGGAGAAGGCCATCTTTTGGCAGGATAACCAGTTAGCGGCCATGCATCTTGCAAATATTGACTGTGGACAGTTTATATATTTGCGTCCACAAATTACTCAGGAGCGTCCAATTGTCTTTAGTCCCCATCTTAACTCTGCAAACACCCATAATATTATTGTCATCAGTGCGGGGGCGAATGCGGTAATTGAAGAACGGATGGTTAATGATACGTTATTACCATCATATGAAGGGACGGAGATTTTAGTCGGAGCTAACGCGCACGTTACGTACCGGCAGGCAAATCGCTCAACTAGTAAAAATATCTATCGGACAATCCATGCATACCAAGCCCATGGTTCAACGCTGCAGTTTGAAGTAGCGAGTCAAGTTCAAACTAAAGCTACTGTTGATCTTTATAGTTTTCTGGATGGTCAAAATACTCAGTGGACCCCCACAATTGCTTTAAGCGGAACACAGCAGTTAACCGCAATGGTTGATGGTTTTGGTAAGGAAACTTCTGCCACTCTTACCCAATATCGGGATTCAGAAATGGTCACTGGAGCACCTTTTAAAGTAAAAGCCGGCGAACCACTGCCAATTAGCGAAGATATCCATCCATTAAAAGAATTAGCTAGTAGTGAGCGTTGGCTAAAACAAATAATGACTGCTGAATAG